A region from the Rhodamnia argentea isolate NSW1041297 chromosome 7, ASM2092103v1, whole genome shotgun sequence genome encodes:
- the LOC125315897 gene encoding uncharacterized protein LOC125315897 has protein sequence MKEKNGEVPMESKEQVERIKEILPNCTEREIYEALDYCKMNSDDAAERLLSRVETEKNSGVVPMEGKEEVEHIKKMVPHFAEEMICEVLRQCDMDSNLAIQRLLSQETGKDRERLPVERKEQFECTKEMVPHLTEEDRDRVPIEWKEQVELIKEMTPCFTEEMIFKMLEQCYIDSNLTLPGLLSPGSPLNDFSSPPSSAKSSVTSQLHTVSLDKGKEFVQPTDDDNATTSRGNVRALRVKGPWSSHALQAASDPMALGNNVALGSSEFLEYELFPQPTQQCGIQLTLNDLVANADQPSELRRLLRLPFLETPSVPSRSSAAGSRHPRTSALESSSPSEATPSNSWTSCIHPFRDPQDLVLDSPFAPSRQTPILCPERMSENAPRFTPGASIHQSSEILLQGDNLCTYRQNTHPNIQPSYYQPQLPLQYGYMNRGQYMHQNYRYGKTSPQQVVYQGGSSSRASADPSTGSTPD, from the exons ATGAAGGAAAAGAACGGAGAGGTACCAATGGAGTCGAAGGAGCAGGTCGAGCGTATAAAGGAGATATTACCCAACTGCACCGAACGAGAGATTTACGAAGCACTTGATTACTGCAAAATGAATTCTGACGACGCTGCTGAGAGGCTCCTTTCTCGAG TGGAGACGGAGAAAAACAGTGGCGTGGTACCAATGGAGGGGAAGGAGGAAGTTGAGCATATAAAGAAGATGGTGCCCCATTTCGCCGAAGAAATGATTTGTGAAGTGCTCAGGCAATGCGACATGGACTCCAACCTTGCCATTCAGAGGCTCCTTTCTCAAG AGACCGGGAAAGACAGAGAGAGGTTACCAGTGGAGAGGAAGGAGCAATTCGAGTGTACAAAGGAGATGGTTCCCCATTTGACCGAAGAAGACCGAGACAGGGTGCCGATAGAGTGGAAGGAGCAAGTTGAGCTAATAAAGGAGATGACGCCCTGTTTCACCGAAGAGATGATTTTCAAAATGCTCGAGCAATGCTACATTGACTCCAACCTCACCCTGCCGGGACTCCTTTCTCCAG GATCACCGTTGAACGATTTTTCATCACCTCCGAGCAGTGCCAAGTCATCAGTCACTTCTCAGTTGCACACTGTAAGTTTAGACAAAGGGAAGGAATTTGTCCAGCCCACGGATGATGACAACGCAACTACATCAAGAGGTAATGTCCGAGCCTTGCGTGTCAAGGGTCCATGGAGTTCCCATGCATTACAAGCTGCTTCTGATCCCATGGCTCTTGGAAATAATGTGGCACTTGGAAGTTCTGAGTTTCTGGAATATGAACTCTTCCCACAACCAACACAACAG TGTGGAATTCAGTTGACGCTGAATGATTTGGTGGCAAATGCTGATCAACCGTCAGAACTTCGTCGTCTCCTTAGACTCCCCTTTCTAGAAACCCCATCTGTACCCTCAAGATCCAGTGCTGCAGGGTCTCGGCATCCACGAACATCTGCATTAGAG AGTAGCAGTCCATCAGAAGCTACCCCAAGTAATTCGTGGACATCTTGCATTCATCCTTTTAGGGATCCTCAAGATCTGGTCCTTGACTCCCCATTTGCACCCTCAAGACAAACTCCTATACTGTGTCCAGAGAGAATGTCAGAG AATGCACCACGTTTTACACCAGGTGCTTCCATCCATCAATCATCAGAGATCCTGCTTCAAGGCGATAACTTGTGCACTTACCGTCAAAATACACACCCCAACATACAACCGAGCTACTATCAGCCTCAGCTGCCCCTGCAATATGGTTACATGAATAGGGGTCAGTATATGCATCAGAACTACCGATATGGTAAGACATCTCCTCAACAAGTGGTGTATCAAGGTGGCAGCTCATCTAGGGCCAGTGCTGATCCTTCTACAGGAAGTACCCCTGACTGA
- the LOC115746842 gene encoding WRKY transcription factor 28-like isoform X2, with amino-acid sequence MHCQIIEFGFDFLFLIFLSGMSDRKNDDPFDYNPFYISDNVGGVSHPEFRFFDDDSTNLSMFTHHQQAPHNPQALNPGPYTSFAGILRGSVEYNTLSRAFDMSCSSSEVITPNLDEGGSSKKCAVAESSAAASENGPPSPSSSVSSSSKEAAVEEDGHSSKKDEDDPKTECNENDDKSKKGSYYRCTTQKCTVKKRVERSFQDPSIVITTYEGQHNHECPANLRGNAAAAAILSPSFFASPSAIGPSFPHNLFLPQLLQMRNPNRADSSNPMMFYPQTLAPQQQQFQLPDHGLLHDMVNSFVQKKEP; translated from the exons ATGCATTGCCAAATAATTGAG TTTGGTTTCGATTTCTTGTTCTTGATCTTCCTCTCCGGCATGTCCGACCGCAAGAACGATGACCCTTTTGACTACAATCCTTTCTACATCTCCGACAACGTCGGAGGAGTCAGCCACCCGGAGTTTCGATTCTTCGACGACGATAGCACTAATCTCTCCATGTTCACTCATCATCAACAAGCTCCGCACAACCCACAAGCGCTCAACCCCGGCCCGTACACGAGCTTCGCCGGCATCTTACGCGGTTCGGTTGAGTACAACACCTTGTCGAGAGCCTTCGACATGTCTTGCTCATCGTCCGAGGTTATCACGCCTAACCTAGACGAGGGAGGTTCCTCGAAAAAGTGCGCGGTCGCGGAGTCATCAGCCGCAGCGAGCGAAAACGGCCCGCCGTCTCCAAGTTCTTCGGTGTCTTCGTCTTCGAAAGAGGCAGCGGTCGAAGAAGATGGACATAGCAGCAAGAAAGATGAGGATGATCCAAAGACCGAgtgcaatgaaaatgatgacaaatccaaaaaagg GAGTTACTATAGATGCACCACTCAGAAATGCACCGTGAAGAAGCGAGTCGAGAGATCGTTCCAGGACCCATCAATCGTGATCACGACATACGAAGGCCAGCACAACCACGAATGCCCGGCAAACCTCCGAGGCAATGCAGCTGCCGCTGCGATTTTATCCCCTTCATTTTTTGCATCGCCATCAGCAATCGGACCGAGCTTTCCTCACAATTTGTTCCTGCCTCAGTTGCTTCAGATGAGGAATCCAAATCGTGCTGACTCTAGCAACCCCATGATGTTCTATCCCCAAACTCTAGCTCCTCAGCAGCAACAATTCCAGCTTCCTGACCATGGTTTGCTTCATGATATGGTCAATTCATTCGTCCAGAAAAAGGAGCCTTGA
- the LOC115746841 gene encoding two pore potassium channel c-like isoform X1 yields MENEPFLLNPGGAEESDGISTCNGLSSGARDVADDAGIAVPRTPRSSSPFVDFIANLNDMEKPVICRSHSAPSLFSRNKESVPDLLNPGRAPEFASSIVRHALIAVLMYFMFGVVIYITTGNFEGQETVRFIDAVYFTVVTFCTIGYGDIVPSTTFTKLFTCAFILAGFGLLGILLNGLVTYICDRQEAVMLSAVDENSFNAMVQTYMVDKEKGRMRIRIKVCLALGVVFVCIAVGTVTVRCLEDLSWVDSFYLSVISVTTVGYGDCGFSTAAGRCFAIVWLLLSTLAVAKAFLYLTELRVDKRNRLIANWVLQQKMTLGDLVAADLDNDGYVRKSEFIIYKLRQMGKIAERDIALIGNQFNVLDTRKCGKITLSDLMESE; encoded by the exons ATGGAAAATGAACcctttctcttgaatcccggAGGAGCAGAGGAATCCGACGGCATTTCGACGTGTAATGGCCTTTCTTCCGGTGCACGTGATGTTGCCGATGATGCTGGCATCGCCGTTCCGAGGACGCCCcgttcttcttctccatttgtCGATTTCATTGCCAACTTGAACGATATGGAGAAACCGGTAATCTGCCGTTCACATTCTGCTCCTTCGTTGTTCAGCAGAAACAAGGAATCGGTTCCCGACCTTTTAAATCCTGGACGCGCCCCTGAGTTTGCCTCTTCCATCGTCCGCCACGCATTGATTGCTGTCCTCATGTATTTCATGTTCGGCGTTGTCATCTACATAACTACTGGAAATTTCGAGGGCCAGGAGACGGTGAGATTCATCGATGCCGTGTATTTCACCGTGGTCACATTCTGCACGATCGGTTATGGTGATATCGTCCCCAGCACCACATTTACCAAGCTATTCACTTGCGCATTCATCCTGGCAGGGTTCGGGTTACTTGGGATTCTGCTCAACGGATTGGTCACCTACATCTGCGATCGGCAGGAAGCCGTCATGTTGAGCGCCGTGGACGAGAACAGCTTCAATGCGATGGTTCAGACGTATATGGTCGACAAGGAAAAGGGCAGGATGAGGATAAGAATCAAAGTTTGCTTGGCTTTAGGTGTGGTCTTCGTTTGCATTGCCGTAGGGACGGTGACGGTTCGTTGCTTGGAGGATTTGAGTTGGGTCGATAGCTTTTATCTGTCTGTCATTTCAGTGACAACCGTTGGTTATGGAGATTGTGGGTTTTCAACCGCGGCGGGTAGGTGTTTCGCAATAGTGTGGCTACTATTGAGTACATTGGCCGTCGCTAAGGCGTTCTTGTACCTAACCGAACTGAGAGTCGACAAGAGGAATCGCCTGATCGCAAACTGGGTTCTCCAGCAGAAGATGACTCTGGGGGATTTAGTCGCGGCCGACTTGGACAATGACGGATATGTCAG AAAATCGGAGTTCATTATCTACAAGCTAAGGCAGATGGGAAAGATAGCGGAGAGAGATATCGCCCTGATAGGCAACCAATTCAATGTTTTGGACACTAGGAAATGTGGCAAGATTACCCTTTCTGATCttatggaaagtgaatga
- the LOC115746806 gene encoding two-pore potassium channel 3-like: protein MDNQPFLLHPGRAEESGMSTNDNLSSGVRDAADDDGIVPAPRTPRSSPSYVDLVANLNNTKKLLIRRSHSAPAMFSGKKELVRDIPGRAPEFTFSIVGLPLIYVLAYFTIGISVYMTTGSFKHQETEEPVRFIDVMYFTAVTLCTTGYGDISPSTTSTKLFTSALILAGLWILGILLNGLIPYICDWLEAVMLRAVHENSFNAMVRTYMVDKEKGRMRIRIKVCLALGVVFICIAVGTVTVHFLEGLSWVDSLYLSVSSVTTVGYGDCGFSTAKGRGFAIVWLLLSTLAVAKAFLYLTELRIDPRNLPNENRVLQQKMTLGDLIAADLYKDGCVRRSEFIIYKLKQMGKIAERDIAPISNRFDVLDTSRFGKITLSGLIRESE from the exons ATGGACAATCAACCTTTTCTCTTGCATCCTGGAAGAGCAGAGGAATCCGGCATGTCAACGAATGATAATCTTTCTTCCGGTGTGCGTGATGCTGCCGATGATGATGGCATCGTCCCCGCTCCGAGGACACCCCGTTCTTCTCCTTCGTATGTTGATCTCGTTGCCAACTTGAACAATACCAAGAAACTTCTAATCCGCCGGTCACATTCCGCTCCTGCGATGTTCAGCGGCAAGAAGGAGTTGGTTCGCGACATTCCTGGACGTGCCCCTGAGTTTACCTTTTCCATAGTCGGTCTCCCGTTGATTTACGTCCTTGCGTATTTCACCATTGGCATTTCCGTCTACATGACTACCGGAAGTTTCAAGCACCAGGAGACCGAGGAGCCGGTGAGATTCATCGACGTCATGTACTTCACCGCGGTCACGCTCTGCACGACTGGTTATGGCGATATCAGCCCTAGCACCACATCTACCAAGCTATTCACTTCAGCGTTAATCCTGGCAGGGCTCTGGATACTCGGGATTCTGCTCAACGGATTGATCCCCTATATCTGCGACTGGCTGGAAGCTGTTATGTTGAGAGCCGTGCATGAGAACAGCTTCAATGCGATGGTTCGGACGTATATGGTTGATAAGGAAAAGGGCAGGATGAGGATAAGGATCAAAGTTTGCTTGGCTTTAGGTGTGGTCTTCATTTGCATTGCGGTGGGGACGGTGACGGTTCATTTCCTAGAGGGTTTGAGTTGGGTCGATAGCTTGTATCTGTCTGTCAGTTCAGTGACAACCGTTGGTTATGGAGATTGTGGGTTTTCGACCGCGAAGGGAAGGGGTTTCGCAATAGTGTGGCTGTTATTGAGTACATTGGCCGTCGCTAAGGCATTCTTGTACCTAACCGAACTGAGGATCGACCCGAGGAATCTCCCAAACGAAAACAGGGTTCTCCAGCAGAAGATGACTTTGGGGGATTTGATCGCGGCTGACTTGTACAAGGACGGATGTGTCAG AAGATCGGAGTTCATTATCTACAAGCTAAAACAGATGGGAAAGATAGCAGAGAGAGACATCGCGCCAATAAGCAACCGATTCGATGTTTTGGACACAAGCAGATTTGGCAAGATTACCCTTTCTGGCCTTATCAGGGAAAGTGAATGA
- the LOC115746841 gene encoding two pore potassium channel c-like isoform X2 gives MENEPFLLNPGGAEESDGISTCNGLSSGARDVADDAGIAVPRTPRSSSPFVDFIANLNDMEKPVICRSHSAPSLFSRNKESVPDLLNPGRAPEFASSIVRHALIAVLMYFMFGVVIYITTGNFEGQETVRFIDAVYFTVVTFCTIGYGDIVPSTTFTKLFTCAFILAGFGLLGILLNGLVTYICDRQEAVMLSAVDENSFNAMVQTYMVDKEKGRMRIRIKVCLALGVVFVCIAVGTVTVRCLEDLSWVDSFYLSVISVTTVGYGDCGFSTAAGRCFAIVWLLLSTLAVAKAFLYLTELRVDKRNRLIANWVLQQKMTLGDLVAADLDNDGYVRWKST, from the exons ATGGAAAATGAACcctttctcttgaatcccggAGGAGCAGAGGAATCCGACGGCATTTCGACGTGTAATGGCCTTTCTTCCGGTGCACGTGATGTTGCCGATGATGCTGGCATCGCCGTTCCGAGGACGCCCcgttcttcttctccatttgtCGATTTCATTGCCAACTTGAACGATATGGAGAAACCGGTAATCTGCCGTTCACATTCTGCTCCTTCGTTGTTCAGCAGAAACAAGGAATCGGTTCCCGACCTTTTAAATCCTGGACGCGCCCCTGAGTTTGCCTCTTCCATCGTCCGCCACGCATTGATTGCTGTCCTCATGTATTTCATGTTCGGCGTTGTCATCTACATAACTACTGGAAATTTCGAGGGCCAGGAGACGGTGAGATTCATCGATGCCGTGTATTTCACCGTGGTCACATTCTGCACGATCGGTTATGGTGATATCGTCCCCAGCACCACATTTACCAAGCTATTCACTTGCGCATTCATCCTGGCAGGGTTCGGGTTACTTGGGATTCTGCTCAACGGATTGGTCACCTACATCTGCGATCGGCAGGAAGCCGTCATGTTGAGCGCCGTGGACGAGAACAGCTTCAATGCGATGGTTCAGACGTATATGGTCGACAAGGAAAAGGGCAGGATGAGGATAAGAATCAAAGTTTGCTTGGCTTTAGGTGTGGTCTTCGTTTGCATTGCCGTAGGGACGGTGACGGTTCGTTGCTTGGAGGATTTGAGTTGGGTCGATAGCTTTTATCTGTCTGTCATTTCAGTGACAACCGTTGGTTATGGAGATTGTGGGTTTTCAACCGCGGCGGGTAGGTGTTTCGCAATAGTGTGGCTACTATTGAGTACATTGGCCGTCGCTAAGGCGTTCTTGTACCTAACCGAACTGAGAGTCGACAAGAGGAATCGCCTGATCGCAAACTGGGTTCTCCAGCAGAAGATGACTCTGGGGGATTTAGTCGCGGCCGACTTGGACAATGACGGATATGTCAG GTGGAAGAGCACGTAA
- the LOC115746842 gene encoding WRKY transcription factor 71-like isoform X1, which translates to MHCQIIEFGFDFLFLIFLSGMSDRKNDDPFDYNPFYISDNVGGVSHPEFRFFDDDSTNLSMFTHHQQAPHNPQALNPGPYTSFAGILRGSVEYNTLSRAFDMSCSSSEVITPNLDEGGSSKKCAVAESSAAASENGPPSPSSSVSSSSKEAAVEEDGHSSKKDEDDPKTECNENDDKSKKGNKPKKKEKRPREPRFAFLTKSEIDHLEDGYRWRKYGQKAVKNSPYPRSYYRCTTQKCTVKKRVERSFQDPSIVITTYEGQHNHECPANLRGNAAAAAILSPSFFASPSAIGPSFPHNLFLPQLLQMRNPNRADSSNPMMFYPQTLAPQQQQFQLPDHGLLHDMVNSFVQKKEP; encoded by the exons ATGCATTGCCAAATAATTGAG TTTGGTTTCGATTTCTTGTTCTTGATCTTCCTCTCCGGCATGTCCGACCGCAAGAACGATGACCCTTTTGACTACAATCCTTTCTACATCTCCGACAACGTCGGAGGAGTCAGCCACCCGGAGTTTCGATTCTTCGACGACGATAGCACTAATCTCTCCATGTTCACTCATCATCAACAAGCTCCGCACAACCCACAAGCGCTCAACCCCGGCCCGTACACGAGCTTCGCCGGCATCTTACGCGGTTCGGTTGAGTACAACACCTTGTCGAGAGCCTTCGACATGTCTTGCTCATCGTCCGAGGTTATCACGCCTAACCTAGACGAGGGAGGTTCCTCGAAAAAGTGCGCGGTCGCGGAGTCATCAGCCGCAGCGAGCGAAAACGGCCCGCCGTCTCCAAGTTCTTCGGTGTCTTCGTCTTCGAAAGAGGCAGCGGTCGAAGAAGATGGACATAGCAGCAAGAAAGATGAGGATGATCCAAAGACCGAgtgcaatgaaaatgatgacaaatccaaaaaagg GAATAAgccgaaaaagaaagagaaacgcCCGAGGGAACCGCGCTTTGCCTTTTTAACGAAGAGCGAGATCGATCATCTTGAAGATGGATACAGATGGAGGAAATATGGACAAAAGGCGGTCAAGAATAGCCCTTATCCGAG GAGTTACTATAGATGCACCACTCAGAAATGCACCGTGAAGAAGCGAGTCGAGAGATCGTTCCAGGACCCATCAATCGTGATCACGACATACGAAGGCCAGCACAACCACGAATGCCCGGCAAACCTCCGAGGCAATGCAGCTGCCGCTGCGATTTTATCCCCTTCATTTTTTGCATCGCCATCAGCAATCGGACCGAGCTTTCCTCACAATTTGTTCCTGCCTCAGTTGCTTCAGATGAGGAATCCAAATCGTGCTGACTCTAGCAACCCCATGATGTTCTATCCCCAAACTCTAGCTCCTCAGCAGCAACAATTCCAGCTTCCTGACCATGGTTTGCTTCATGATATGGTCAATTCATTCGTCCAGAAAAAGGAGCCTTGA